A window from Salmo trutta chromosome 29, fSalTru1.1, whole genome shotgun sequence encodes these proteins:
- the LOC115167088 gene encoding vitamin D 25-hydroxylase isoform X1, which yields MVLIQLSSLVSEVSHGQAFLGLCSLLISLIVLLLIRQLVKQRRPRGFPPGPSPIPVIGNIMSLATEPHVFMKKQSEIHGQIFSLDLGGYSAVVLNGYDAIRECLYHQGDVFSDRPSLPLFMKMTKMGGLLNAKFGNGWIEHRQLASNSFRYFGSFQKPLDQKILEECMFFVDAIDEHKGKPFNPKHLVTNAVSNITNLIMFGERFTYDNCDFQHMIEIFSENVELAVSGWAFLYNAFPWIEYLPFGKHQKLFRNAAKVYNFLEQIIKRFSEGRVCNFPRHYIDDYLNKLDKSAGDLGTPYSRENLIYSVGELIIAGTETTTNTLRWAMLYMALYPNIQEKVHKELDSVLGSGQSPSLADKKRMPYVEAVLHEVLRFCNIVPLGIFRATTQDTLVSGYNIPKGTMVITNLYSVHFDEKYWCDPGTFSPHRFLDSNGNFVRREAFLPFSLGKRHCLGEHLARMEMFLFFTTMLQRFHLQFPPGTVPSLTPKLGMTLQPLPYSICAVRRQQ from the exons ATGGTATTAATTCAGTTATCATCTCTAGTCTCTGAAGTGTCGCATGGACAGGCTTTCTTAGGTCTGTGTAGtttacttatttcccttattgtTCTTTTGCTGATCCGGCAGCTTGTGAAGCAGAGGAGACCCCGAGGATTCCCTCCTGGACCGTCCCCTATCCCTGTCATAGGGAACATTATGTCTCTAGCAACAGAACCGCACGTCTTTATGAAGAAACAGAGTGAAATCCATGGGCAG ATTTTCAGTCTTGATTTGGGAGGCTACTCAGCAGTGGTTCTGAATGGATATGATGCCATCAGAGAATGCCTGTACCACCAGGGTGATGTCTTTTCTGACCGGCCATCTCTGCCTTTATTTATGAAAATGACAAAAATGGGAG GACTTCTGAATGCTAAATTTGGCAACGGATGGATTGAACATCGTCAACTGGCCAGCAACTCCTTTCGTTACTTTGGCAGTTTTCAAAAGCCCCTCGATCAGAAGATCCTGGAAGAGTGCATGTTTTTTGTGGATGCCATCGACGAACACAAAGGGAAACCCTTTAACCCAAAGCACCTGGTGACCAATGCTGTGTCCAACATCACCAACCTCATCATGTTCGGCGAACGTTTCACGTACGACAACTGTGACTTCCAGCATATGATCGAGATCTTCAGTGAGAATGTGGAGCTGGCCGTCAGTGGCTGGGCCTTCCTTTACAACGCCTTCCCATGGATCGAGTACCTCCCCTTCGGAAAGCACCAGAAGCTGTTCCGCAACGCAGCCAAGGTCTATAACTTCCTGGAGCAGATCATCAAGCGCTTCTCAGAGGGCAGAGTGTGCAACTTCCCACGCCACTACATCGATGACTACCTGAACAAGTTGGACAAGAGTGCTGGAGACTTGGGCACCCCGTATTCCAGGGAGAACCTAATCTACTCTGTGGGCGAGCTCATCATCGCAGGCACGGAGACCACCACCAACACCCTACGCTGGGCTATGCTCTACATGGCCCTCTACCCCAACATTCAAG AGAAGGTGCATAAGGAGCTGGACAGTGTGCTGGGAAGTGGGCAGTCCCCCTCGCTGGCGGACAAAAAGAGGATGCCCTATGTGGAAGCGGTGCTACATGAGGTCCTGCGTTTCTGTAACATCGTGCCCCTGGGCATCTTCCGCGCCACCACTCAGGACACACTGGTGAGCGGCTACAACATCCCCAAAGGCACCATGGTCATCACCAACCTGTACTCTGTGCACTTTGATGAGAAGTACTGGTGCGACCCTGGAACCTTCTCACCACATCGCTTTCTGGACAGCAATGGAAACTTTGTCCGACGGGAAGCTTTCCTACCCTTCTCTCTGG GGAAGCGTCACTGTTTGGGCGAGCATCTGGCCAGGATGGAGATGTTCCTGTTCTTCACCACCATGCTGCAGCGCTTCCACCTGCAGTTCCCCCCTGGTACAGTGCCAAGCCTCACCCCCAAACTGGGCATGACCCTGCAGCCGCTGCCTTACTCCATCTGCGCCGTCCGCAGGCAGCAGTGA
- the LOC115167088 gene encoding vitamin D 25-hydroxylase isoform X2: MFFVDAIDEHKGKPFNPKHLVTNAVSNITNLIMFGERFTYDNCDFQHMIEIFSENVELAVSGWAFLYNAFPWIEYLPFGKHQKLFRNAAKVYNFLEQIIKRFSEGRVCNFPRHYIDDYLNKLDKSAGDLGTPYSRENLIYSVGELIIAGTETTTNTLRWAMLYMALYPNIQEKVHKELDSVLGSGQSPSLADKKRMPYVEAVLHEVLRFCNIVPLGIFRATTQDTLVSGYNIPKGTMVITNLYSVHFDEKYWCDPGTFSPHRFLDSNGNFVRREAFLPFSLGKRHCLGEHLARMEMFLFFTTMLQRFHLQFPPGTVPSLTPKLGMTLQPLPYSICAVRRQQ; the protein is encoded by the exons ATGTTTTTTGTGGATGCCATCGACGAACACAAAGGGAAACCCTTTAACCCAAAGCACCTGGTGACCAATGCTGTGTCCAACATCACCAACCTCATCATGTTCGGCGAACGTTTCACGTACGACAACTGTGACTTCCAGCATATGATCGAGATCTTCAGTGAGAATGTGGAGCTGGCCGTCAGTGGCTGGGCCTTCCTTTACAACGCCTTCCCATGGATCGAGTACCTCCCCTTCGGAAAGCACCAGAAGCTGTTCCGCAACGCAGCCAAGGTCTATAACTTCCTGGAGCAGATCATCAAGCGCTTCTCAGAGGGCAGAGTGTGCAACTTCCCACGCCACTACATCGATGACTACCTGAACAAGTTGGACAAGAGTGCTGGAGACTTGGGCACCCCGTATTCCAGGGAGAACCTAATCTACTCTGTGGGCGAGCTCATCATCGCAGGCACGGAGACCACCACCAACACCCTACGCTGGGCTATGCTCTACATGGCCCTCTACCCCAACATTCAAG AGAAGGTGCATAAGGAGCTGGACAGTGTGCTGGGAAGTGGGCAGTCCCCCTCGCTGGCGGACAAAAAGAGGATGCCCTATGTGGAAGCGGTGCTACATGAGGTCCTGCGTTTCTGTAACATCGTGCCCCTGGGCATCTTCCGCGCCACCACTCAGGACACACTGGTGAGCGGCTACAACATCCCCAAAGGCACCATGGTCATCACCAACCTGTACTCTGTGCACTTTGATGAGAAGTACTGGTGCGACCCTGGAACCTTCTCACCACATCGCTTTCTGGACAGCAATGGAAACTTTGTCCGACGGGAAGCTTTCCTACCCTTCTCTCTGG GGAAGCGTCACTGTTTGGGCGAGCATCTGGCCAGGATGGAGATGTTCCTGTTCTTCACCACCATGCTGCAGCGCTTCCACCTGCAGTTCCCCCCTGGTACAGTGCCAAGCCTCACCCCCAAACTGGGCATGACCCTGCAGCCGCTGCCTTACTCCATCTGCGCCGTCCGCAGGCAGCAGTGA